One Paenarthrobacter aurescens TC1 DNA window includes the following coding sequences:
- a CDS encoding putative Type II/IV secretion system protein (identified by match to protein family HMM PF00437): MMGSYPHSVRSDLRVRIRSPSVNDSRYASRLQARDQGRVVDAVKIVEGEVRELIRRRGLDPLEQAGDVRLLVEAAVNDYDERALLGPLPSLGHLETARQHIFDAVAGFGPLQPLLDDPGIEEIWINAPHEIYVARNGESELTAISLSEQQVRDLVERMLKSSGRRVDLSSPFVDAALPDGSRLHVAIPDITRKHWAVNIRKFIAKASRLEHLVELGSLTPQAARFLGAAVASGLNILVSGATQAGKTTMLNCLAASIGSRERVITVEEIFELKLPLRDVVGLQCRQPNLEGEGDIPLRRLVKEALRMRPDRLIVGEVREAESLDMLIALNSGLPGMCTVHANSAHDAVTKICTLPLLAGANISSAFVVPTVASCIDLVVHCGRHSTGRRQVTEILSLGRRVENGIIESSGVFGMVAGQLHPRVNSMPAPEKFARAGFDVAALLELN; this comes from the coding sequence ATGATGGGAAGTTATCCACATAGCGTTCGGAGTGACTTGAGGGTCCGAATTCGCTCGCCTAGCGTGAATGACTCGAGATACGCCTCTCGTTTACAGGCTCGTGATCAGGGGAGAGTTGTGGATGCTGTAAAAATCGTCGAGGGAGAAGTCCGGGAACTCATTCGGCGCCGCGGGCTGGATCCGCTGGAACAAGCCGGGGATGTCCGGCTTCTGGTAGAGGCGGCGGTCAACGATTACGACGAACGGGCACTTCTGGGTCCCCTTCCCTCTCTCGGACACCTCGAGACCGCGCGACAACACATCTTTGATGCCGTCGCAGGATTTGGGCCACTGCAGCCGCTCCTGGATGATCCCGGAATCGAAGAGATATGGATCAATGCGCCGCACGAGATCTACGTGGCGCGCAACGGGGAATCCGAGCTGACGGCCATAAGTCTCAGCGAGCAGCAGGTACGCGATCTGGTTGAAAGAATGCTCAAGAGCTCGGGACGCCGGGTGGATCTCTCATCCCCTTTCGTGGATGCTGCCCTTCCGGACGGATCCAGGTTGCACGTAGCAATTCCTGACATCACCCGCAAGCACTGGGCTGTCAACATCAGGAAATTCATCGCGAAGGCAAGCCGCCTTGAGCACCTCGTCGAGCTTGGAAGCCTGACGCCCCAGGCTGCCAGGTTCCTCGGTGCGGCGGTAGCCAGCGGGCTCAACATTCTGGTGTCCGGAGCCACCCAAGCGGGAAAGACCACAATGTTGAATTGCTTGGCCGCCAGCATCGGTTCCCGTGAACGGGTCATCACGGTGGAGGAGATCTTTGAACTGAAGCTTCCGCTGCGCGACGTGGTGGGATTGCAGTGCCGTCAACCGAATCTCGAGGGTGAAGGCGACATTCCTTTGCGAAGGCTTGTCAAGGAAGCGCTTCGAATGCGTCCCGATCGCTTGATAGTGGGAGAAGTTCGCGAAGCGGAAAGCCTCGACATGCTCATTGCGCTGAACTCCGGGTTACCCGGGATGTGTACCGTGCACGCCAACTCTGCCCACGACGCCGTCACCAAGATCTGCACCCTCCCGCTCTTGGCAGGGGCCAATATATCGAGTGCTTTCGTAGTACCCACAGTGGCGTCGTGCATCGACCTCGTGGTGCACTGCGGTCGCCATTCAACCGGGCGCAGGCAGGTGACCGAGATCCTGTCGCTGGGACGCAGGGTGGAAAACGGGATCATTGAATCCTCGGGTGTCTTCGGCATGGTTGCAGGGCAGTTGCATCCCAGGGTCAACTCCATGCCGGCACCGGAAAAGTTTGCCCGCGCAGGCTTCGATGTGGCTGCCCTCTTGGAGTTGAACTGA
- a CDS encoding putative bacterial type II secretion system protein F domain (identified by match to protein family HMM PF00482) produces MAALLGIVCGLGVFLMWWSTWVQPPAEPKRKKPRRLDLLLMAAGIEKVTGTGLLATCAGLGLFALLVFYVLTGSPPVALCFAIFGSWIPFAIVRWRARKRRNSLRQLWPDIVDHLRSAIRAGLALPEALIQLGHNGPEELRELFLDFGADYRAAGNFEAAADKLKERLADPVADRIIEALRMTREVGGSDLGRMLGTLSGFLRDSARTRSELEARQSWTVNAARLAVAAPWIVLVVMASRPEAMVAFNSGMGALVLLGGLLISVFCYSVMLRVGALPEDERVLR; encoded by the coding sequence ATGGCGGCACTGCTCGGGATCGTGTGTGGCTTAGGGGTGTTTCTCATGTGGTGGTCCACATGGGTCCAACCACCGGCTGAGCCCAAAAGAAAAAAGCCCCGACGCTTGGATCTTCTCCTGATGGCAGCAGGGATTGAGAAAGTCACCGGCACCGGACTCCTTGCCACGTGCGCCGGACTTGGACTGTTCGCACTGCTGGTTTTCTATGTTCTGACAGGATCGCCGCCGGTGGCCCTGTGTTTCGCAATCTTCGGTTCATGGATTCCCTTTGCAATTGTGCGCTGGCGGGCACGGAAGCGTAGGAACTCACTACGGCAGCTGTGGCCGGACATCGTGGACCACTTGCGTTCAGCTATTCGTGCAGGCCTTGCACTGCCAGAGGCGCTGATCCAGCTGGGACACAATGGCCCGGAAGAATTAAGGGAGTTGTTCTTGGACTTCGGGGCCGACTATAGAGCCGCCGGCAATTTTGAGGCTGCAGCGGACAAACTCAAGGAACGCCTGGCTGATCCGGTGGCCGACCGAATCATAGAGGCCCTGCGAATGACTCGTGAAGTGGGTGGCTCCGACCTCGGACGAATGCTGGGGACCCTGTCAGGGTTCCTGCGCGACAGCGCAAGGACGCGCAGTGAGCTTGAGGCCCGGCAGTCCTGGACCGTCAATGCTGCCCGGCTCGCTGTAGCTGCGCCCTGGATAGTTTTGGTGGTCATGGCAAGCAGGCCTGAAGCCATGGTGGCATTCAACTCAGGCATGGGCGCCTTGGTTTTGCTCGGAGGCCTGTTGATTTCAGTTTTCTGCTACTCCGTGATGCTCCGCGTCGGCGCCTTGCCGGAGGATGAGCGGGTTCTTCGATGA